A part of Leishmania panamensis strain MHOM/PA/94/PSC-1 chromosome 34 sequence genomic DNA contains:
- a CDS encoding cytochrome b-c1 complex subunit 7, putative (TriTrypDB/GeneDB-style sysID: LpmP.34.0080): MKPTSPNFMAQGIWAGFRYYIGHFFYPNMYREFLSVQNAHKVERALRLQKAIKANKIDYRALLALPVTDHAHPYKMEYPWEKVMQSDPRDLGFYGKWYASKMMCFYEGLQFHKWGCLQDDLINAHGWWNRAARTRAPKDKIVHGDRRVMRARVLKDKYIYEPKDRWVHPVDNVAYFGPYVMMVADEWEEKWGFFAGQEVEY, encoded by the coding sequence ATGAAGCCAACTTCGCCGAACTTCATGGCGCAAGGCATCTGGGCCGGTTTCCGCTACTACATCGGCCACTTCTTCTACCCGAATATGTACCGAGAGTTCCTCTCCGTGCAGAATGCCCACAAGGTAGAGCGCGCTCTCCGTCTGCAGAAGGCCATCAAAGCGAACAAGATCGACTACCGCGCCCTTCTTGCCCTCCCTGTCACGGACCACGCTCATCCTTACAAGATGGAGTACCCGTGGGAGAAAGTCATGCAGAGCGACCCGCGCGACTTAGGCTTCTACGGTAAGTGGTACGCCAGCAAGATGATGTGCTTCTACGAGGGTCTTCAGTTCCACAAGTGGGGCTGCCTTCAGGACGACCTCATCAACGCCCACGGCTGGTGGAACCGTGCCGCCCGCACGCGTGCGCCGAAGGACAAGATTGTGCATGGCGACCGTCGTGTGATGCGTGCTCGTGTGCTGAAGGACAAGTACATCTACGAGCCAAAGGATCGTTGGGTGCACCCCGTCGACAATGTCGCGTACTTTGGTCCCTATGTCATGATGGTGGCTGACGAATGGGAGGAGAAGTGGGGTTTTTTCGCAGGTCAGGAAGTGGAGTACtag